A region from the Streptomyces lydicus genome encodes:
- a CDS encoding ABC transporter ATP-binding protein — protein MTNEDADSRPAGGGGTALAEPALLDVRDLRVEFRTRDGVAKAVNGVSYRVAPGQTLAVLGESGSGKSVTAQAVMGILDSPPGFVTGGEIIFQGRDLLTLRKEERRKVRGAKMAMIFQDSLSALNPVLTVGAQLGEMFEVHEGMSRKDARGRAVELMERVGIPAARERVGDYPHQFSGGMRQRIMIAMALSLGPDLIIADEPTTALDVTVQAQVMDLLAELQRELTMGLILITHDLGVVADVADTIAVMYAGRIVETAPVHQLYRAPAHPYTRGLLDSIPRLDQKGQRLYAIKGLPPNLTAIPPGCPFHPRCPLARDVCRTDPPPLYEAGPGRASACHFWKETLDGAR, from the coding sequence ATGACGAACGAGGACGCGGACAGCAGGCCCGCGGGCGGCGGCGGCACGGCGCTCGCGGAGCCGGCCCTGCTCGACGTGCGCGATCTGCGGGTCGAGTTCCGCACCCGCGACGGCGTGGCGAAGGCGGTCAACGGCGTCAGCTACCGGGTGGCGCCCGGGCAGACGCTGGCGGTGCTGGGGGAGTCCGGCTCCGGCAAGTCCGTGACCGCCCAGGCCGTGATGGGCATTCTCGACTCGCCGCCCGGGTTCGTCACCGGCGGCGAGATCATCTTCCAGGGGCGCGATCTGCTCACCCTGCGCAAGGAGGAGCGGCGGAAAGTCCGCGGCGCCAAGATGGCGATGATCTTCCAGGACTCGCTGTCCGCGCTGAACCCGGTCCTCACCGTCGGGGCTCAGCTCGGGGAGATGTTCGAGGTCCACGAGGGGATGTCCCGTAAGGATGCCCGCGGCAGAGCGGTGGAGCTGATGGAGCGGGTCGGTATCCCCGCGGCCCGCGAGCGGGTGGGCGACTATCCGCACCAGTTCTCCGGCGGGATGCGCCAGCGCATCATGATCGCGATGGCGCTGTCCCTCGGCCCCGACCTGATCATCGCGGACGAGCCGACCACGGCGCTGGACGTCACGGTCCAGGCGCAGGTGATGGACCTGCTGGCGGAGCTGCAGCGGGAACTCACCATGGGGCTGATCCTGATCACCCACGACCTCGGGGTGGTCGCGGACGTCGCCGACACCATCGCGGTGATGTACGCGGGCCGGATCGTCGAGACCGCTCCTGTCCACCAGCTCTACCGGGCGCCCGCGCACCCATACACCCGCGGTCTGCTGGACTCCATCCCACGGCTGGACCAGAAGGGGCAGCGGCTGTACGCGATCAAGGGCCTGCCGCCCAACCTGACCGCCATCCCGCCGGGCTGCCCCTTCCACCCACGCTGCCCGCTGGCCCGGGACGTCTGCCGCACCGACCCTCCGCCGCTCTACGAGGCCGGGCCGGGACGGGCCAGCGCCTGCCACTTCTGGAAGGAGACGCTCGATGGGGCCCGGTGA
- a CDS encoding ABC transporter permease, which yields MTSPSQTAGTTTDTAGLGPEGLTSKKKGKSGKNEPLQGRSPGQLMWTRFKRDRTGVISAGVVLFFFLIGVLAPVISKLYGKDPYTRYGMITPGLLVNQYPAGPNGGISGDFWFGIEPTLGRDVFMQLLYGIRNTLGLAVGITLVSVLTAILLGVAAGYFGGRTDYFIGRFIDLLMAFPNQLFFVAFVPVVGAIFVAPEDEMPEWLRASIIILVMWFLGWMSLARLLRGQVLSLREREFVEAAKVSGASPWRIIRRELVPNVMTPILVQTTYMLPNFVTSIAGLSFLGVGLVEPTPDWGRMFANAAEYYRNDITYLFFPGLAMVIFIVAFNLLGDSVRDAFDPKRAR from the coding sequence ATGACTAGTCCATCCCAGACCGCGGGGACCACGACCGACACCGCAGGTCTTGGCCCCGAAGGACTGACTTCGAAGAAGAAAGGCAAGAGCGGCAAAAACGAACCGCTGCAGGGCCGCTCACCCGGCCAGCTGATGTGGACGCGCTTCAAGCGCGACCGGACCGGTGTCATCAGCGCCGGGGTAGTGCTCTTCTTCTTTCTGATCGGCGTGCTCGCACCGGTCATCTCCAAGCTCTACGGCAAGGATCCCTACACCCGCTACGGGATGATCACCCCGGGGCTGCTGGTCAACCAGTACCCGGCCGGGCCCAACGGCGGGATCAGCGGCGACTTCTGGTTCGGTATCGAACCCACCCTGGGCCGCGACGTCTTCATGCAGCTGCTCTACGGCATCCGCAACACGCTGGGCCTCGCCGTGGGCATCACCCTGGTCTCGGTGCTCACCGCGATCCTGCTGGGCGTCGCCGCCGGCTACTTCGGCGGGCGCACCGACTACTTCATCGGCCGGTTCATCGACCTGCTGATGGCCTTCCCCAACCAGCTCTTCTTCGTCGCCTTCGTGCCGGTCGTGGGCGCCATCTTCGTGGCTCCCGAAGACGAGATGCCTGAGTGGCTACGCGCGTCGATCATCATCCTGGTGATGTGGTTCCTGGGCTGGATGAGCCTGGCCCGGCTGCTGCGCGGCCAGGTACTGTCGCTGCGCGAGCGGGAGTTCGTCGAGGCCGCCAAGGTCAGCGGCGCCTCCCCGTGGCGGATCATCCGGCGCGAGCTGGTGCCCAACGTGATGACGCCCATCCTGGTGCAGACGACCTACATGCTGCCCAACTTCGTGACCTCCATCGCCGGGCTCTCGTTCCTCGGCGTCGGTCTGGTCGAGCCCACGCCCGACTGGGGCCGGATGTTCGCCAACGCGGCCGAGTACTACCGCAACGACATCACCTACTTGTTCTTCCCCGGCCTCGCGATGGTCATCTTCATCGTCGCGTTCAACCTGCTCGGGGACTCGGTCCGGGACGCCTTCGACCCGAAGAGGGCTCGGTGA
- a CDS encoding S9 family peptidase, which produces MTGQPSFPRQHARTQRFTLGAPRGYTLSPDDARVVFLRSPSGTDRSQQLWVLDLEAGREFPAADPQALLAGAQEDLPPQERARRERSRESSAGIVGYATDAAVELAAFTLSGRLFVSELRAGTTRELPVQGPVVDPRPSPDGRQVAFVADGRLRVVAVDGATTSDGDDGGRADAGAADRVLAEPDGPEVTWGLAEFIAAEEMGRYRGFWWSPDSDAVLAARVDEAPVQRWWIADPAHPDREPARVAYPAAGTRNAGVTLTLFGLDGSRTDIGWDTERYPYLARVHWSAAGPPLLLVQARDQRDQRYLAVDTATGTTRTVHEEEDEAWVEPFPGAPAWTPDGRLVRISDEGGARKLFVGARPLTGAPLHVRAVLDIGEDDVLFSASGADMHDIGVYRAWFRGSGDQGGWERVGERAYPTVSSAVRGGAVTVLSQASLERPGTQVDVVRLDPDGGEKVLASIGSCAEEPVLTARPRLVLAGERRIPCAVLLPTGYQEGDGPLPVLMDPYGGPHGQRVVAAHHAHLTSQWFADQGFAVIVADGRGTPGRSPAWEKAMFRDIAQVALDDQVHALQALAGSFPLDMERVAIRGWSFGGYLAGLAALRRPDVFHAAVVGAPVTDLRLYDTHYQERYLGHPDEEPAAYAANSLITDEGLSGAQEPHRPMLIVHGLADDNVVVAHALQLSSALLAAGRRHEVLPLSGVTHMASQEQVAENLLLLQVDFLKRSLGMTP; this is translated from the coding sequence ATGACCGGACAGCCTTCGTTCCCGCGGCAACACGCCCGTACGCAGCGCTTCACTCTGGGCGCACCGCGCGGCTACACCCTCTCCCCCGACGACGCGCGCGTCGTCTTCCTGCGTTCCCCCTCGGGCACCGACCGCAGCCAGCAGTTGTGGGTGCTCGACCTGGAAGCGGGACGGGAGTTCCCGGCCGCCGATCCGCAGGCCCTGCTGGCCGGGGCGCAGGAGGACCTGCCACCACAGGAGCGGGCCCGCCGCGAGCGCAGCCGGGAGAGCTCGGCGGGCATCGTCGGCTATGCGACGGACGCCGCCGTGGAGTTGGCGGCGTTCACCCTCTCCGGCCGGCTGTTCGTCTCCGAGCTGCGGGCCGGCACCACCCGTGAACTCCCGGTCCAGGGGCCGGTCGTGGACCCCCGCCCCTCGCCGGACGGCCGGCAGGTGGCCTTTGTGGCGGACGGCCGGCTACGGGTGGTCGCGGTGGACGGCGCCACGACCTCGGACGGGGACGACGGCGGCCGGGCGGACGCCGGAGCGGCGGACCGGGTGCTGGCCGAGCCCGACGGGCCGGAGGTGACCTGGGGACTCGCGGAGTTCATCGCGGCCGAGGAGATGGGCCGCTACCGGGGCTTTTGGTGGTCTCCGGACAGTGACGCGGTGCTGGCGGCGCGGGTCGACGAGGCGCCGGTGCAGCGCTGGTGGATCGCCGACCCCGCCCATCCGGACCGGGAGCCCGCGCGGGTCGCGTACCCGGCGGCGGGCACCCGCAACGCCGGGGTCACGCTGACGCTGTTCGGCCTGGACGGCTCGCGCACGGACATCGGCTGGGACACCGAGCGCTACCCCTATCTGGCACGCGTCCACTGGTCGGCGGCCGGGCCGCCGCTGCTGCTCGTCCAGGCCCGCGACCAGCGCGACCAGCGCTATCTGGCCGTCGACACCGCGACCGGTACGACCAGGACGGTGCACGAGGAGGAGGACGAGGCGTGGGTCGAGCCGTTCCCCGGGGCGCCGGCCTGGACGCCGGACGGGCGGCTGGTGCGGATCTCGGACGAGGGCGGCGCGCGCAAACTGTTCGTCGGCGCCCGCCCGTTGACCGGCGCTCCGCTGCACGTCCGGGCCGTTCTCGACATCGGCGAGGACGATGTCCTGTTCTCCGCGAGCGGCGCCGACATGCACGACATCGGGGTCTACCGCGCCTGGTTCCGCGGCAGCGGTGACCAGGGCGGCTGGGAGCGGGTCGGCGAGCGTGCGTATCCGACGGTGTCCTCCGCGGTGCGCGGTGGCGCGGTGACCGTGCTGTCGCAGGCGTCACTGGAGCGGCCCGGCACCCAGGTGGACGTGGTGCGGCTGGATCCCGACGGCGGCGAGAAGGTCCTCGCCTCCATCGGCTCCTGCGCCGAGGAGCCGGTGCTGACCGCCCGCCCCCGGCTCGTCCTGGCCGGGGAACGCCGGATTCCGTGCGCGGTGCTGCTGCCCACCGGATATCAGGAGGGCGACGGTCCGCTGCCGGTGCTGATGGACCCGTACGGCGGTCCGCACGGCCAGCGGGTGGTGGCCGCGCACCACGCCCATCTGACCTCCCAGTGGTTCGCCGACCAGGGGTTCGCGGTGATCGTCGCGGACGGCCGGGGCACCCCGGGCCGCTCCCCCGCGTGGGAGAAGGCGATGTTCCGCGATATCGCGCAGGTCGCCCTGGACGACCAGGTCCACGCCCTCCAGGCGCTGGCCGGATCCTTTCCCCTGGACATGGAGCGGGTGGCGATCCGCGGCTGGTCCTTCGGCGGCTATCTCGCGGGGCTCGCGGCGCTGCGCCGCCCCGATGTCTTCCATGCGGCGGTGGTCGGTGCGCCGGTGACCGATCTGCGTCTGTACGACACCCACTACCAGGAGCGGTATCTCGGCCACCCTGACGAGGAGCCCGCCGCCTACGCCGCGAACTCGCTGATCACGGACGAGGGCCTGTCCGGGGCGCAGGAGCCGCACCGCCCGATGCTGATCGTGCACGGCCTCGCGGACGACAACGTCGTGGTGGCGCACGCACTGCAGCTCTCCTCGGCGCTGCTGGCGGCGGGCCGCCGGCACGAGGTGCTGCCGCTGTCCGGCGTGACGCACATGGCCTCGCAGGAGCAGGTGGCCGAAAACCTGCTGCTGCTCCAGGTGGACTTCCTCAAGCGGTCGTTGGGGATGACGCCCTGA
- a CDS encoding ABC transporter substrate-binding protein produces the protein MSNVRMRRARATVVALAAGAMVLTACSSGASKGAGDDDARKNAEKQRAQIAFGDAAASKGPAEAVPGATPGGTIKVLQRDTYAHLDPAQIYVSDQGTVSSLLFRRLTSYHLDNKGKYTVVGDLATDSGQKSDGGKTWTYKLKDGIKFEDGKPITSADIRHTIERTFANFISSGPTYIQRWLADSTDYRKLLKGGPYDGKHLPKDVLDTPDDKTIVFHFKKPVGDLPYALAMAGYGAVEKAKDTKEKYDKAPVASGPYKIQPGSFKNGKGITLVKNNQWDPATDITRHQYVDKFDIQFSVAFTDSTQRLMADNADNQTAISFNNQVDAASMQQVANDPKIKARSTSGYQPYVGVMNFNMRRLKDKKVREAIAYALPTQAILDAYGTPGGGELAGSYISPTLTGYKDIDPYGKLKKPLGDIEKAKKLLKEAGKTGMKLTYAHNTATEPSKYSVSVADNLKKAGFNVQSKELPPDTYYDIIGKTDNKFDLYPSAWGADWPSALTVLPSVYDGRQIQDGGTNYSLYNNPATNKEIDRIEQETDQKKAADDWFALGEKILKDDLPQIPTFYYKQIQLHGSKVGGVVNNDVISSVDPTKLYVKK, from the coding sequence ATGAGCAACGTTCGTATGCGCAGAGCGCGCGCCACCGTCGTGGCGCTGGCCGCGGGGGCCATGGTCCTCACCGCGTGCAGCAGCGGCGCCAGCAAGGGCGCCGGCGACGACGACGCCCGCAAGAACGCCGAGAAGCAGCGCGCCCAGATAGCCTTCGGTGACGCCGCCGCCTCCAAGGGTCCGGCTGAGGCAGTGCCCGGCGCCACCCCGGGCGGCACCATCAAGGTCCTCCAGCGTGACACCTACGCGCACCTGGACCCGGCACAGATCTACGTCTCGGACCAGGGCACCGTCTCGTCCCTGCTGTTCCGCAGGCTGACGTCGTACCACCTGGACAACAAGGGCAAGTACACCGTCGTCGGCGACCTCGCCACGGACAGCGGCCAGAAGTCCGACGGCGGCAAGACCTGGACGTACAAGCTCAAGGACGGCATCAAGTTCGAGGACGGCAAGCCGATCACCTCGGCCGACATCCGCCACACCATCGAGCGGACCTTCGCGAACTTCATCTCCAGCGGCCCGACGTACATCCAGCGCTGGCTGGCGGACTCGACCGACTACCGCAAGCTCCTCAAGGGCGGGCCCTACGACGGGAAGCACCTGCCCAAGGACGTGCTGGACACGCCGGACGACAAGACCATCGTCTTCCACTTCAAGAAGCCCGTGGGTGACCTGCCCTACGCCCTGGCCATGGCGGGCTACGGCGCGGTCGAGAAGGCCAAGGACACCAAGGAGAAGTACGACAAGGCCCCGGTCGCCTCGGGCCCGTACAAGATCCAGCCCGGGTCGTTCAAGAACGGCAAGGGCATCACCCTGGTCAAGAACAACCAGTGGGACCCGGCCACCGACATCACGCGGCACCAGTACGTCGACAAGTTCGACATCCAGTTCAGCGTGGCCTTCACCGACTCCACCCAGCGTCTGATGGCCGACAACGCGGACAACCAGACCGCCATCAGCTTCAACAACCAGGTCGACGCCGCGAGCATGCAGCAGGTCGCCAACGACCCGAAGATCAAGGCCCGTTCGACCTCCGGCTACCAGCCCTATGTCGGCGTCATGAACTTCAACATGCGCCGCCTGAAGGACAAGAAGGTCCGCGAGGCGATCGCCTACGCACTGCCGACGCAGGCCATCCTCGACGCCTACGGCACCCCGGGCGGCGGTGAACTGGCGGGCAGCTACATCAGCCCGACGCTGACCGGCTACAAGGACATCGACCCCTACGGCAAGCTCAAGAAGCCGCTCGGCGACATCGAGAAGGCCAAGAAGCTCCTGAAGGAAGCCGGCAAGACCGGCATGAAGCTGACCTACGCGCACAACACGGCGACCGAGCCGTCGAAGTACTCCGTCTCGGTGGCCGACAACCTCAAGAAGGCCGGCTTCAACGTCCAGAGCAAGGAACTGCCGCCGGACACCTACTACGACATCATCGGCAAGACGGACAACAAGTTCGACCTCTACCCGAGTGCATGGGGTGCGGACTGGCCGAGCGCGCTGACGGTGCTCCCCTCGGTGTACGACGGCCGGCAGATCCAGGACGGCGGGACGAACTACTCGCTGTACAACAACCCGGCGACCAACAAGGAAATCGACCGGATCGAGCAGGAGACGGACCAGAAGAAGGCCGCGGACGACTGGTTCGCGCTCGGCGAGAAGATCCTCAAGGACGACCTGCCGCAGATCCCGACCTTCTACTACAAGCAGATCCAGCTGCACGGTTCCAAGGTCGGTGGCGTCGTGAACAACGACGTCATCAGCTCCGTCGACCCGACCAAGCTGTACGTCAAGAAGTGA
- a CDS encoding ABC transporter ATP-binding protein: MTENVTLPAPRDAAPAPGEPLLTAEGLTKHFPIYGGFPFKRKVGAVQAVDGVDLTVHAGESFGLVGESGCGKSTTGRLLTRLMEPTAGKITYAGRDITHAGRKELAPIRSEIQMIFQDPYASLNPRQTVGTIIGGPMEINGINPPGGREKRIRELLETVGLNPEHYNRFPHEFSGGQRQRIGVARALALEPKLIIADEPVSALDVSIQAQVVNLLQKLQRELGIAFLFIAHDLAIVRHFSERVAVMYLGKIVEVGTRDEIYNRPRHPYTHALLSAVPEAKLVEDEEEDRERIRLAGDVPSPVNPPSGCRFRTRCWKAQDKCATEEPPLVQLTGNKSGHLTACHFPEEPTTAARDEDIILDPALAAIEDAAPADEGGKTD, encoded by the coding sequence ATGACAGAGAACGTCACCCTCCCGGCGCCCCGTGACGCCGCACCCGCCCCTGGCGAGCCGCTGCTGACCGCCGAAGGCCTGACCAAGCACTTCCCGATCTACGGCGGCTTCCCGTTCAAGCGGAAGGTCGGTGCGGTCCAGGCGGTCGACGGCGTCGATCTGACCGTGCACGCCGGCGAGAGCTTCGGCCTGGTCGGCGAGTCGGGCTGCGGCAAGTCCACCACCGGGCGGCTGCTCACCCGGCTGATGGAGCCGACCGCCGGCAAAATCACCTACGCGGGCCGGGACATCACCCACGCGGGCCGCAAGGAGCTGGCGCCGATCCGCTCCGAGATCCAGATGATCTTCCAGGACCCGTACGCCTCGCTCAACCCGCGGCAGACGGTGGGCACCATCATCGGCGGCCCGATGGAGATCAACGGGATCAACCCGCCCGGCGGCCGGGAGAAGCGGATCCGTGAGCTCCTGGAGACCGTGGGTCTCAACCCGGAGCACTACAACCGCTTCCCGCACGAGTTCTCCGGCGGCCAGCGCCAGCGCATCGGCGTGGCCCGGGCGCTCGCCCTGGAGCCGAAGCTGATCATCGCCGACGAGCCGGTCTCCGCGCTGGACGTCTCCATCCAGGCGCAGGTCGTCAACCTGCTCCAGAAGCTGCAGCGCGAGCTGGGCATCGCGTTCCTCTTCATCGCCCACGACCTGGCGATCGTGCGGCACTTCAGCGAGCGGGTCGCGGTGATGTACCTCGGCAAGATCGTCGAGGTGGGTACCCGCGACGAGATCTACAACCGGCCGCGCCACCCGTACACGCACGCGCTGCTCTCGGCGGTGCCCGAGGCCAAGCTGGTGGAGGACGAGGAGGAGGACCGCGAGCGCATCCGCCTCGCCGGTGACGTCCCCTCCCCCGTCAACCCGCCCTCCGGCTGCCGGTTCCGTACGCGGTGCTGGAAGGCACAGGACAAGTGCGCGACCGAGGAGCCGCCGCTCGTCCAGCTCACCGGCAACAAGAGCGGCCACCTCACGGCCTGCCACTTCCCGGAGGAGCCGACGACCGCGGCCCGCGACGAGGACATCATCCTCGACCCGGCGCTGGCCGCGATCGAGGACGCCGCACCGGCCGACGAGGGCGGCAAGACCGACTGA
- a CDS encoding ABC transporter ATP-binding protein → MTTLTKPEGAPVPTGSDAFLSVRDLHVRFSTEDGIVKAVDGLSFDLERGQTLGIVGESGSGKSVTNLSILGLHDPKATEIGGEIVLDGQKLTGAREKTLETLRGNKMAMIFQDALTALSPYYTIGRQIAEPFIKHTGASKREGRLRAIEMLTKVGIPQPDLRVDDYPHQFSGGMRQRAMIAMALVCNPQLLIADEPTTALDVTVQAQILDLLKDLQQEFGSAIILITHDLGVVANTADEVLVMYGGRAVERGSVKEILTQPRHPYTWGLLSSMPRLSSDVSEALHPIPGTPPSLLNPPAGCAFHPRCGFTGEVGGTRCTDERPTLAPGRAAACHLSAEQKQTLFIEQIKPRLG, encoded by the coding sequence GTGACCACACTCACCAAACCCGAGGGTGCGCCGGTCCCGACCGGATCTGATGCGTTTCTCTCCGTACGCGACCTGCATGTGCGGTTCTCCACCGAGGACGGCATCGTCAAGGCGGTCGACGGTCTCTCCTTCGACCTGGAACGCGGTCAGACGCTCGGCATCGTCGGCGAATCGGGCTCCGGCAAGTCGGTGACCAACCTGTCCATCCTGGGGCTGCACGACCCCAAGGCCACCGAGATCGGCGGCGAGATCGTGCTGGACGGCCAGAAGCTGACCGGCGCCAGGGAGAAGACCCTGGAGACGCTCCGCGGCAACAAGATGGCCATGATCTTCCAGGACGCGCTGACCGCCCTGTCGCCGTACTACACCATCGGCCGGCAGATCGCCGAGCCGTTCATCAAGCACACCGGCGCCAGCAAGCGCGAGGGCCGGCTGCGGGCCATCGAGATGCTGACCAAGGTCGGCATCCCACAGCCCGATCTGCGGGTGGACGACTACCCGCACCAGTTCTCCGGCGGTATGCGCCAGCGCGCCATGATCGCCATGGCGCTGGTCTGCAACCCCCAGCTCCTGATCGCTGACGAGCCGACCACCGCCCTGGACGTCACCGTCCAGGCGCAGATCCTCGACCTGCTCAAGGACCTGCAGCAGGAGTTCGGCTCTGCGATCATCCTGATCACCCATGACCTCGGCGTGGTCGCCAACACCGCGGACGAAGTGCTGGTGATGTACGGCGGCCGGGCCGTGGAGCGCGGCTCCGTCAAGGAGATCCTCACCCAGCCCCGGCACCCGTACACCTGGGGCCTGCTGAGCTCGATGCCGCGGCTGTCCTCGGACGTCAGCGAGGCACTGCACCCGATCCCCGGTACCCCGCCCAGCCTGCTCAACCCGCCCGCCGGCTGCGCCTTCCACCCGCGCTGCGGCTTCACCGGCGAGGTCGGGGGCACCCGCTGCACCGACGAGCGGCCCACGCTGGCGCCGGGGCGCGCGGCCGCGTGCCATCTGAGCGCCGAGCAGAAGCAGACCCTCTTCATCGAGCAGATCAAGCCCCGGCTGGGCTAG
- a CDS encoding ABC transporter ATP-binding protein, translating into MGPGDGGTPAAAAAEPLLEVRDLVKHFPLTRGVVFRKQVGAVRAVDGVSFDLHQGETLGIVGESGCGKSTVAKLLVGLERPTAGRIRYRGEDISTLSGRALRAVRRNIQMVFQDPYTSLNPRMTVGDIIGEPYEIHPEVAPKGDRRRRVQELLDVVGLNPEYINRYPHQFSGGQRQRIGIARGLALRPEIIVADEPVSALDVSVQAQVVNLLEQLQDEFDLSYVFIAHDLSVVRHISDRVAVMYLGRLAETGTGEQIYEHPTHPYTQALLSAVPVPDPDARSHRERILLTGDVPSPAAPPSGCRFRTRCWKARQLCAEVVPALEVPPEFRETKGPAAHASACHFAEERRVVASE; encoded by the coding sequence ATGGGGCCCGGTGACGGCGGCACCCCGGCGGCCGCTGCGGCGGAACCGCTGCTGGAGGTCCGCGACCTGGTCAAACACTTCCCGCTCACCCGGGGAGTGGTCTTCAGGAAACAGGTCGGCGCGGTCCGGGCCGTCGACGGTGTCTCCTTCGACCTCCACCAGGGCGAAACACTCGGCATCGTCGGCGAATCGGGCTGCGGCAAGTCCACGGTCGCCAAACTGCTGGTCGGCCTGGAGCGGCCGACGGCAGGTCGGATCCGCTACCGCGGCGAGGACATCAGCACCCTCTCCGGACGGGCGCTGCGGGCCGTACGCCGCAATATCCAGATGGTGTTCCAGGACCCCTACACCTCCCTGAATCCCCGGATGACCGTGGGCGACATCATCGGCGAGCCGTACGAGATCCACCCCGAGGTGGCCCCCAAGGGAGACCGCCGCAGAAGGGTCCAAGAACTCCTGGACGTGGTGGGGCTCAACCCCGAGTACATCAACCGCTATCCACACCAGTTCTCCGGCGGCCAGCGCCAGCGCATCGGTATCGCCCGCGGCCTCGCGCTGCGCCCGGAGATCATCGTCGCCGACGAACCGGTCTCCGCGCTGGACGTCTCCGTCCAGGCCCAAGTGGTCAACCTGCTGGAGCAGTTGCAGGACGAGTTCGACCTGTCGTACGTCTTCATCGCCCACGACCTGTCCGTCGTACGGCACATCTCCGATCGCGTCGCGGTGATGTATCTGGGCCGGCTCGCCGAGACCGGCACCGGCGAGCAGATCTACGAGCACCCCACCCACCCGTACACCCAGGCCCTGCTGTCCGCCGTCCCCGTCCCCGACCCGGACGCCCGCAGCCACCGCGAGCGCATCCTGCTGACGGGCGACGTCCCCTCGCCCGCCGCCCCGCCCTCCGGCTGCCGCTTCCGCACGCGGTGCTGGAAGGCCCGGCAGCTGTGTGCGGAGGTGGTGCCGGCGCTGGAGGTGCCGCCGGAATTCCGGGAGACGAAGGGGCCGGCCGCCCATGCCTCGGCGTGTCATTTCGCCGAGGAGCGGCGGGTGGTGGCGAGCGAATGA
- a CDS encoding ABC transporter permease: MLRFLFRRSLGAIVILLLISAFTFFLFFAAPRDPALLACGRNCGPDALAIIHKNMGLDQPILVQYWHFMSGIVTGRDFAQGPCPAPCFGYSFATGDAVWNTIVDRFPITLSLTLGAAAVFLFLGLATGMVAAWKQGSLIDKFFSSASLVLSSMQIYFVGPIVLALLVYNTNLLGQPKYVPITEDPVGWFMGLLIPWCVLSIIFTAQYTRMARSAMIEQLQEEHVRTARAKGMSAATVFFRYAWRGSLIPIVTIFGIDLGTLFGGAMITEVTFALPGLGTLSMQSVQNTDLPTVMGVMLFAAAFIILFNVIVDACYAFIDPRVRLA; this comes from the coding sequence ATGCTTCGATTCCTCTTCCGCCGGTCTCTCGGCGCGATCGTGATCTTGCTGCTCATCAGCGCGTTCACGTTCTTCCTCTTCTTCGCCGCCCCCAGGGACCCCGCGCTGCTGGCGTGCGGAAGAAACTGTGGCCCCGACGCACTCGCGATCATCCACAAGAACATGGGGCTCGACCAGCCGATCCTGGTGCAGTACTGGCACTTCATGTCCGGCATCGTCACCGGCCGTGACTTCGCCCAAGGACCGTGCCCCGCCCCCTGCTTCGGCTACTCCTTCGCCACCGGCGACGCGGTGTGGAACACCATCGTCGACCGCTTCCCGATCACCCTGTCGCTGACCCTCGGCGCCGCCGCGGTCTTCCTGTTCCTCGGTCTGGCCACCGGCATGGTCGCCGCCTGGAAGCAGGGCTCGCTGATCGACAAGTTCTTCAGCTCGGCCTCGCTGGTCCTCAGCTCGATGCAGATCTACTTCGTCGGCCCGATCGTGCTGGCGCTGCTGGTCTACAACACCAATCTGCTGGGACAGCCCAAGTACGTGCCGATCACGGAGGATCCGGTCGGCTGGTTCATGGGCCTGCTGATCCCGTGGTGTGTGCTCTCGATCATCTTCACCGCGCAGTACACCCGTATGGCGCGCTCCGCGATGATCGAGCAGCTCCAGGAGGAACACGTCCGCACGGCCCGCGCCAAGGGCATGTCTGCCGCGACGGTCTTCTTCCGCTACGCCTGGCGTGGCTCGCTGATCCCCATCGTCACCATCTTCGGCATCGACCTCGGCACCCTTTTCGGCGGCGCCATGATCACCGAGGTGACCTTCGCCCTGCCGGGTCTGGGGACCCTGTCGATGCAGTCGGTGCAGAACACCGACCTGCCGACGGTCATGGGCGTGATGCTCTTCGCAGCCGCGTTCATCATCCTGTTCAACGTCATCGTGGACGCCTGCTACGCGTTCATCGACCCGCGCGTGCGTCTCGCCTAG